Proteins encoded within one genomic window of Acidovorax sp. 107:
- a CDS encoding alkaline phosphatase, which produces MTPQLRRRFLRQAALAATATALPRWAWSTPPTLQSNPFTLGVASGDPAPDGVMLWTRLLLTDPAQMQAAHTVRWEVAHDAGFAQIVQKGEAPALPALGHSVHVELQGLQPARWYHYRFMLGDAVSPTGRTRTAPAAGDLPGALRVAFASCQRWEHGHYAAWRHLVADQPDLVLFLGDYIYEYATPKTTTDLARTHSLRHATTLADYRDRYALHKSDPALQLAHATCPWAVTWDDHEVQNDYAADAGRGEAAGSAAFLAQRSAAWQAFYENMPLRAASLQRPVLDTRWDALQIYRRLRWGQLAHIHLLDSRQYRSWQACRTPDASSAPAVRPADCAELAQPQRSLLGSSQERWLDAGLAADTASAQATRWSVIAQQTLFSPRHYPSGTVPTDAWDGYPAARQRLLQSVARHTPRNTVLLGGDIHQNYVCRVHADAARADSAVVASEFCGTSISSRSGTTQAKVDAIVRHNPHVLLARCDQRGYGLADITPARWTTTLRVVDDPLRADSGASTLARFVVEDGRAGPQAA; this is translated from the coding sequence ATGACTCCGCAATTGAGGCGCAGGTTTCTGCGACAAGCAGCCCTGGCTGCCACCGCCACCGCCCTCCCTCGCTGGGCCTGGAGCACCCCGCCCACGCTGCAAAGCAACCCCTTTACCCTGGGCGTAGCTAGCGGCGACCCGGCACCTGATGGCGTGATGCTATGGACACGGCTCTTGCTGACCGACCCTGCGCAGATGCAAGCTGCCCACACCGTGCGATGGGAGGTGGCGCACGACGCAGGCTTTGCCCAAATCGTGCAAAAGGGCGAGGCCCCCGCGCTGCCTGCGCTGGGGCACAGCGTGCATGTGGAGCTGCAGGGCCTGCAACCCGCGCGCTGGTACCACTACCGCTTCATGCTGGGCGACGCGGTGAGCCCCACGGGCCGCACGCGCACCGCGCCTGCGGCGGGCGACCTGCCCGGAGCGCTGCGGGTGGCGTTTGCCTCGTGCCAGCGCTGGGAACATGGGCACTACGCGGCTTGGCGCCATCTGGTCGCCGACCAGCCGGACCTGGTGCTGTTCCTGGGCGACTACATCTACGAATACGCCACCCCCAAAACCACCACCGACCTGGCACGCACCCACAGCCTGCGCCACGCCACCACGCTGGCCGACTACCGCGACCGGTACGCCCTGCACAAGAGCGACCCCGCACTGCAGCTGGCCCACGCCACCTGCCCCTGGGCCGTGACCTGGGATGACCACGAGGTGCAAAACGACTACGCCGCCGATGCAGGCCGCGGCGAGGCTGCGGGCAGCGCCGCCTTTCTGGCCCAGCGCAGTGCGGCGTGGCAGGCGTTTTACGAGAACATGCCGCTGCGCGCGGCCAGCCTACAGCGCCCCGTACTCGACACCCGCTGGGATGCGCTGCAGATTTACCGCCGCCTGCGCTGGGGCCAGCTGGCACACATCCACCTGCTCGACAGCCGCCAGTACCGCAGCTGGCAAGCATGCCGCACGCCCGACGCCAGCAGTGCACCCGCTGTGCGCCCCGCCGACTGCGCCGAGCTGGCCCAGCCACAGCGCAGCCTGTTGGGCAGCTCGCAAGAGCGCTGGCTGGACGCAGGCCTGGCCGCCGATACGGCGAGCGCACAGGCCACGCGCTGGAGCGTGATCGCACAGCAGACCCTGTTCTCACCACGCCACTACCCCTCTGGCACGGTACCCACCGATGCGTGGGACGGTTACCCCGCCGCACGCCAGCGCCTGCTGCAATCCGTGGCCCGGCACACGCCGCGCAATACGGTGCTGCTGGGCGGCGACATCCACCAGAACTACGTCTGCCGCGTGCATGCAGACGCCGCGCGCGCCGACTCGGCCGTGGTGGCCAGCGAGTTCTGCGGCACTTCCATCAGTTCGCGATCGGGCACCACGCAGGCCAAGGTGGACGCCATCGTCCGCCACAACCCGCATGTGCTGCTGGCACGCTGCGACCAGCGCGGCTATGGCCTGGCCGACATCACCCCCGCGCGCTGGACCACCACGCTGCGCGTGGTGGACGACCCGTTGCGCGCTGACAGCGGCGCATCCACGCTCGCCCGGTTTGTGGTGGAAGACGGCCGCGCGGGGCCCCAGGCGGCCTGA
- a CDS encoding diguanylate cyclase: protein MADRPPSEIARETLKQLAARRLPPTPDNYLAIYDEIAGVRSPQPFPEGPLSSIQRVLPGQTPAQKRLLGQFERAIITRDWTSLQSVMVGYANLGLHPATASKPIEVADAPSALGELPAEFAEALARLIDNTLPALGDDDPRVIDMAQKLVTFLREPAPLLATAQPMLGNFSYRLSFATEEQASIRTSLLELLHMIFENIAVLSVDDRWLQGQAEALMSASTPPLTLRRLDDVQRRLKDVIFKQTEAKARSLEAQEQMKEMLATFIERLARITASSTSYQGAMERCADLIGKASTLQEIAPVLQEVMTATRAMALDSRVAHDELQDLRERTEAKRAEVAKLQEELDRASAQARHDPLTGSLNRKGLDEAVEREIARARRLGSTLCLALLDVDNFKTINDRLGHAGGDAALVHLAQVTREVMRPQDLLARYGGEEFVIVLPDTTAEAGVTAMTRLQRELTTRFFLQGTEKVLITFSAGVAQLGDSESSTDAIVRADQAMYLAKRSGKNRVMAA, encoded by the coding sequence ATGGCCGACCGACCACCTTCCGAGATCGCGCGCGAGACGCTCAAACAGCTGGCCGCACGCCGACTGCCCCCCACGCCAGACAACTACCTCGCGATCTACGATGAAATAGCGGGCGTCCGCAGCCCGCAACCCTTTCCCGAGGGACCGCTGAGCAGCATCCAGCGCGTGTTGCCCGGCCAGACACCCGCCCAAAAGCGCCTGCTGGGACAATTTGAGCGCGCCATCATCACCAGGGACTGGACATCGCTGCAAAGCGTGATGGTGGGGTATGCCAACCTGGGCCTGCATCCGGCCACCGCGTCCAAACCCATCGAAGTTGCCGATGCCCCCTCCGCGCTGGGCGAACTGCCCGCCGAGTTTGCCGAGGCCCTGGCCCGCCTGATCGACAACACCCTGCCCGCGCTGGGCGACGACGACCCCCGCGTCATCGACATGGCGCAGAAGCTCGTCACCTTTCTACGCGAGCCTGCGCCCCTGTTGGCCACCGCGCAGCCCATGCTGGGCAACTTCAGCTACCGCCTGTCGTTTGCCACCGAAGAGCAGGCCTCCATCCGCACCAGCCTGCTGGAGTTGCTGCACATGATCTTCGAGAACATTGCCGTGCTCAGTGTGGACGACCGCTGGCTGCAGGGCCAGGCCGAGGCGCTGATGAGCGCATCGACCCCGCCGCTGACGCTGCGGCGGCTGGACGATGTGCAGCGCCGGCTCAAGGATGTGATCTTCAAGCAGACCGAAGCCAAGGCACGGTCGCTGGAGGCACAGGAGCAGATGAAGGAAATGCTGGCCACCTTCATCGAGCGGCTGGCACGTATCACCGCGTCCAGCACCTCGTACCAGGGTGCGATGGAACGTTGCGCCGACCTGATTGGTAAAGCCAGCACCCTGCAGGAGATTGCCCCGGTGCTGCAGGAGGTGATGACCGCCACCCGGGCCATGGCCCTGGACAGCCGCGTGGCCCACGACGAACTGCAAGACCTGCGCGAGCGCACCGAGGCCAAGCGCGCCGAGGTAGCAAAGCTGCAGGAAGAACTGGACCGCGCCAGCGCTCAGGCCCGCCACGACCCGCTGACCGGCTCGCTCAACCGCAAGGGCCTGGATGAGGCTGTAGAGCGCGAGATTGCCCGTGCCCGCCGCCTGGGCTCGACGCTGTGCCTGGCGCTGCTGGACGTGGACAACTTCAAGACCATCAACGACCGACTGGGCCATGCCGGGGGCGACGCTGCACTGGTGCACCTGGCCCAGGTCACGCGCGAGGTCATGCGGCCACAGGACCTGCTGGCACGCTATGGCGGCGAAGAGTTCGTGATCGTGCTGCCCGACACCACGGCCGAGGCCGGCGTGACCGCCATGACGCGCCTTCAGCGCGAACTGACCACGCGCTTTTTTCTGCAAGGTACCGAGAAAGTGCTCATCACCTTCAGTGCGGGCGTTGCCCAGCTGGGCGACAGCGAGAGCAGCACCGATGCCATCGTGCGGGCCGACCAGGCGATGTACCTGGCCAAGCGCTCTGGCAAAAATCGGGTAATGGCGGCTTGA
- a CDS encoding NADPH:quinone oxidoreductase family protein — MHAWLCTNPTGVEALTWTELPTPTPNAGEVLIEIKAASLNFPDLLIVQNKYQMKPPLPFVPGSEYAGVVAAVGEGVTHLKVGQNVACLSGTGGFGTHTVAPAALCMPLPDGFSHVDAAAFIMIYATSHHALVDRAQLKAGETVLVLGAAGGVGTAAIQIAKAMGARVIAAASSDEKCALCTSIGADATINYSKDNLREAIKTLTDGKGPDVIYDPVGGDFAEPAFRSIAWRGRYLVVGFASGPIPALPFNLALLKGASIVGVFWGDFSKREPKANAAMMGELAQWYAQGKIKPVIDRTMPMAELPAAYAHMGSRGVMGKLVMVN, encoded by the coding sequence ATGCATGCCTGGCTTTGCACCAACCCCACCGGCGTCGAGGCGCTCACCTGGACGGAGCTGCCCACCCCCACCCCCAACGCGGGCGAGGTGCTCATCGAGATCAAGGCCGCCAGCCTGAACTTCCCCGACCTGCTCATCGTGCAGAACAAGTACCAGATGAAGCCGCCGCTGCCCTTTGTGCCCGGCTCGGAATACGCGGGTGTGGTGGCCGCCGTGGGCGAAGGCGTCACGCACCTCAAGGTGGGCCAGAACGTGGCCTGCCTGTCGGGCACGGGCGGCTTTGGCACCCACACCGTCGCACCCGCCGCGCTGTGCATGCCCCTGCCTGACGGGTTCTCGCATGTCGATGCGGCCGCTTTCATCATGATCTACGCCACATCGCACCACGCGCTGGTGGACCGCGCCCAGCTCAAGGCAGGCGAGACCGTGCTGGTGCTGGGCGCTGCCGGGGGCGTGGGCACGGCCGCCATCCAGATCGCCAAGGCCATGGGTGCACGTGTGATCGCTGCGGCCTCCAGCGACGAAAAATGTGCACTGTGCACGTCCATCGGGGCCGACGCCACGATCAACTACAGCAAGGACAACCTGCGCGAGGCCATCAAGACCCTCACGGACGGCAAGGGCCCCGATGTGATCTATGACCCCGTGGGCGGCGACTTTGCCGAGCCCGCCTTCCGCTCCATCGCCTGGCGCGGCCGCTACCTGGTGGTGGGTTTTGCCTCGGGCCCCATCCCGGCGCTTCCTTTCAACCTGGCGCTGCTCAAGGGCGCATCCATCGTCGGCGTGTTCTGGGGCGATTTTTCCAAGCGCGAGCCCAAGGCCAACGCCGCCATGATGGGCGAGCTGGCGCAGTGGTACGCGCAGGGCAAGATCAAGCCGGTGATCGACCGCACCATGCCCATGGCCGAACTGCCCGCGGCCTATGCCCACATGGGTTCGCGCGGGGTGATGGGCAAGCTGGTCATGGTGAACTGA